The following coding sequences lie in one Rhizobium rhododendri genomic window:
- a CDS encoding glycoside hydrolase family 43 protein: MIHNPILPGFNPDPSICRVGDDYYIATSTFEWYPGVQIHHSRDLVNWTLVRRPLERQAQLDMRGNPDSCGVWAPCLSYADGLFWLVYTDVKRLDGNFKDAHNYIVTSETIEGEWSDPVYVNSSGFDPSLFHDADGRKWFVNMQWNHRSESFGGSPKSPAFDGILLQEYDAASKSLKGPIRNIFAGSPLGLVEGPHLFQRNGWYYLTTAEGGTGYDHAVTMARARDIAGPYELHPDSHLITAKDHPEAGLQRTGHGQYVETPDGGAYHTHLCGRPLAPLRRSTLGRETALQKCVWKDDWLYLANGTVVGDVDVPGLAGAVPLDKPRRSGANFDGPTLPADFQWLRTPRPELLFSLTERPGHLRLFGRESIGSWFEQSLVARRQEHHRFQAETVIEFLPDTYQQVAGLTHYYNRFKFHALAVTVHEELGRCLTILSCPGDYPEGRLSFPVGSGVAVPDGRVQLSLEVCDNDLQFYWQAEGMGAWQAIGPVLDAGVISDEGGRGEHGSFTGAFVGMFAFDLSGRAKAADFDWFNYDIL, encoded by the coding sequence ATGATCCACAATCCTATTTTGCCTGGCTTTAATCCCGACCCGTCCATCTGCCGCGTCGGTGACGACTACTATATCGCCACATCTACCTTCGAGTGGTATCCCGGTGTGCAGATCCATCACTCGCGCGACTTGGTGAACTGGACGCTGGTGCGCCGGCCGCTCGAGCGACAGGCGCAGCTCGACATGCGCGGCAATCCGGACAGCTGCGGCGTCTGGGCGCCTTGCCTTTCCTATGCCGATGGGCTTTTCTGGCTGGTCTACACCGATGTCAAACGGCTCGACGGTAATTTCAAGGACGCCCATAATTACATCGTGACTTCAGAGACCATCGAGGGCGAATGGTCGGATCCGGTCTATGTCAATTCGTCGGGCTTCGACCCGTCGCTGTTTCACGATGCCGACGGTCGCAAGTGGTTCGTCAACATGCAGTGGAACCACCGCAGCGAGAGCTTCGGCGGCTCGCCGAAATCGCCGGCCTTCGACGGTATCCTGCTGCAGGAATACGATGCCGCCAGCAAGTCTCTCAAAGGCCCGATCCGCAACATCTTTGCCGGCAGCCCGCTCGGTCTCGTCGAGGGTCCGCACCTGTTCCAGCGCAACGGCTGGTATTACCTGACGACCGCCGAGGGTGGCACCGGCTACGACCATGCCGTCACCATGGCGCGCGCGCGCGATATCGCCGGCCCCTACGAACTGCATCCGGACAGCCACCTGATCACTGCGAAGGATCACCCGGAGGCAGGCCTGCAGCGCACCGGGCATGGGCAATATGTCGAGACCCCTGACGGTGGAGCCTATCACACCCACCTCTGTGGCCGTCCGCTGGCGCCCTTGCGTCGCTCCACACTCGGCCGCGAGACGGCCCTGCAGAAATGCGTCTGGAAGGATGACTGGCTCTATCTCGCAAACGGCACCGTGGTGGGCGACGTGGACGTTCCGGGCCTTGCCGGTGCTGTTCCCCTCGACAAGCCGCGACGCAGCGGCGCGAATTTCGACGGACCGACGCTGCCGGCCGATTTCCAGTGGCTTCGCACCCCGAGGCCGGAGCTGCTGTTCAGTCTCACAGAGCGGCCAGGCCATCTGCGGCTGTTCGGCCGCGAAAGCATAGGCTCATGGTTCGAGCAATCGCTGGTTGCCCGTCGGCAGGAGCATCATCGGTTCCAGGCGGAAACCGTGATCGAGTTTCTGCCGGATACCTACCAACAGGTAGCGGGCCTGACCCACTATTATAACCGCTTCAAATTTCATGCGCTCGCCGTGACCGTGCATGAAGAACTCGGGAGGTGCCTGACCATTCTCTCATGCCCGGGCGATTATCCCGAGGGACGTTTGAGCTTCCCGGTTGGCAGCGGCGTCGCCGTTCCCGATGGACGAGTGCAGCTCTCTCTCGAGGTGTGCGACAACGACCTGCAGTTCTACTGGCAGGCCGAGGGCATGGGCGCCTGGCAGGCGATCGGGCCGGTGCTAGACGCCGGCGTGATCTCGGACGAGGGCGGGCGTGGCGAGCACGGCTCGTTCACCGGCGCCTTTGTCGGCATGTTTGCCTTCGATCTCTCTGGTCGGGCGAAAGCCGCAGATTTCGACTGGTTCAACTACGATATCCTCTAG